From the genome of Winogradskyella forsetii, one region includes:
- a CDS encoding SAM-dependent methyltransferase, which translates to MSSPKGKLYLIPTRLGDNPPLEVLPISIKKIIEDLNYYIVENEKTARRFIKRISSGKSQPSLKLQVLNKYTTEAERNTYLNVCLEGISIGLLSEAGCPAIADPGADIVSLAHHMDIQVVPMVGPSSILLALMGSGMNGQSFTFNGYLPIDKNERKSKLKSLERLSSEHNQAQIFIETPYRNMKMLEDLVNSLHPNTRICVACDLTLPTEFIKTKTANDWKHNKEDLHKRPAIFIIQKD; encoded by the coding sequence ATGAGCAGCCCAAAAGGAAAATTATATCTTATACCAACACGATTAGGTGATAATCCACCTCTTGAAGTATTACCTATTTCAATTAAAAAAATCATTGAGGATCTCAATTATTACATCGTAGAAAATGAAAAAACAGCACGTCGCTTTATAAAACGAATATCATCTGGTAAATCACAACCGTCGTTAAAGCTTCAAGTATTAAATAAATATACTACTGAAGCCGAGCGCAATACCTATTTGAATGTTTGTTTAGAAGGTATCTCAATTGGTTTGCTCTCAGAAGCTGGCTGTCCTGCTATTGCTGATCCTGGAGCCGACATTGTAAGTTTAGCGCACCACATGGACATTCAAGTAGTACCGATGGTTGGCCCTTCTTCCATTCTACTCGCCTTAATGGGTTCTGGTATGAATGGGCAAAGTTTTACATTTAATGGGTATTTGCCAATTGATAAAAATGAAAGAAAGTCGAAATTAAAAAGTTTGGAACGTTTATCTTCTGAACACAATCAAGCTCAAATTTTTATTGAAACACCATATAGAAACATGAAGATGCTTGAAGATTTAGTCAATTCGCTTCATCCAAATACGCGAATTTGTGTGGCTTGTGATTTAACTTTACCAACAGAATTCATTAAAACCAAAACCGCAAACGACTGGAAACATAATAAAGAAGACCTGCACAAGCGACCTGCTATTTTTATTATTCAAAAAGACTGA